The DNA region CATTTTCAATTACAGTTCAACcttgattatccggcctccttttatctggaaatctctattatccggacgcgttcacgcagtgaaagacttttttttttcatccaaaaattgagaaaaaacagtgactttcatggatctatttcactaatttcagaagatgtgcatgataggtttctcaatatctaatgaggtaaaacatgtatgattttcacataaagatatactttatttttgtggagaagggactacaattttgcgcaggctagcatagattacaccaccattgccaggtacgctacctgcctagctgccagtgcactgggacggcagcttggacggtagctatatacattaacattgtgtctcccatatccggccaattcgctcaTCCGGATGAGCACCGGTCCcaacatggccggataatcgaggtcaaacTGTATTGATTTTTCTCTTCAACAGCTCTTTCCCCACAGTAGTCCTTCCTAGGATCCACCTAACTTTCTACTTCTCAATCTCCTCCCTCCTTTCTGGTTCATCTTACTCCCACCAACTTCTGGGCCCTTCACCTGATTGTCACTCTATTCTTTGTCACAACTGTcccatacttgccaacattttcatttgagaaagcagtagaatccaggatgcctatgcgagcagcactagcttgaatgctaatgaaatctttcaaaagcaGTAGTCTACCGCAaaatgcggtagagttggcaagtacgCTGTCCCTGTCTCCTTTTCTCCCATTTCCACTGCgcaacttaaaggacaagtccaccttcacagacatgtggattgagtgaatgcagcaatatttagtAGACCACATCATTGAGGGTTTGAGGACAATTGGACAACCCGTTCAAAAGGTATGAATTTtcgaagtttctgctcagtcactgcgggatgagaagattactacaGCTTGtcatgtcatatgtgtacaacaacataaagaacatatgaagaaaattcaacatattttcacttttctcgcatgatAATAGAatgcttgacttgcctctttcagaaggcaagggggaataatattacccatagcATATATCAGCAgtaagtcaaggaaatgtgcactttaaaaaaaaaaaaaaaagtgaaattctctttacatcttcattatattgttgtacacatgtgacatcatacactatagtagctttctcatccagcagtgactgcgcagacactttaaaaattcgtaacttttgaatggattgtcctattttcacaaaactttctCTGATATGTTCtaatgatattgctgcattaactCAATCCACATGCCTAGGAAggcgaacttgtcctttaaactttCAGCTCACCACTGCCCCTCAACTGTCACTATCTGTCTTCCTTACACTCTTCTTATGTCGCTTCCCTTCTCCACCGTTCTCTTTCTAGGGTCATCTTtcgccaaaacaacaacagtccTTTCAGGTGGGtgttgttcgttattccgaaggttcgatgttccgaaggttcattaatccgaaacacacaaattccctatacctagaggttcgttaatccgaaaatgaaaaaaggttcgttaatccgaacatttgtggcgttattccgaaggttcgttattctgaagatttgtttatctaaaaatgaaattcggaaaaacgaaccttcggaataaggaatcttcggactgaagagccttcggaataacgaaccttcggaataacgagctgtaaccctttCAGgtttacatacacatacacatggaGTCTCTGCAAACCGCTCCTCCTCAAACAACACATCAAaatgagtgtttgtttgtttgttttatagtGACCCCTCTTCATTCATATCAAATTCAATTTGGCTGAGATTGTGATGAAAACTTGAGACGAGTCTAGAGTcctttttcctgaaaaatcCCAACTTACCATAATCTTGTCCACGTAACCCTCTTCTCTATGATTGAATGCCTGGAGAGCGCCCTCACGTTTGATCAGCTCCAGTCCCTCTGCCGAGCCAGCTGTGCCGAAGACATGGATACCACGCTGACGACAAAACTGAAGAGCAGCTATTCCAACCTGTATAACACAAAGGTCATTgtcaaagaaatacaaaaaatgcattcattcaGATCTATACAACCCAGAACATTTGTAATGATCTGTCATGGAAGATTTTGGAAATAATAAGTTCCAATAACTTGGTATCACAATTGCAAAATgcacattgtttataaagacaCTTAACTCAACAGATAATAGCGTACTACAGGTAATCTATGGTTCTAGTAATTAGCCAAATTCAACCtgtgaaattaaaaataaaatggatATGCAACAATCAAGTTCAAGCATGGTCAACACAGTACTTACAGATCCACTGGCACCATGGACCAATACTGTTTGGCCTGGCAATGCATGTGCCCTGTTGAATAAATAGAAGTGACAATTTTAGTGGGCAATGTTTGGCTACTTACCCATGTTTCTAAGTTTGAGCTGTGTTAAATAATTTCTGTTGTCACAGCATCTTGGTTCAAGTACTATTTACATTTCATTCAAACTGCATATCCTGTAAAATCAAAAGTTTTAATGTATTGAATGATATTCACTGGCATAGAATTGAGCCCTTATAAGCAAATAATATGCTTCATCTACTCTGACGTAAAAATATTGTAAACATGTCAGTTTTTTGACTTCCATCCATCCTGCAATTCATGTGAAAATGGaagagaaaaagtaaaaattcaaaactCCTGGGGAAACTACTTTGATAGAGCAACCAATGAACATGGCAAAACCCCATTGTAACCATATCATTTTTCATGAGGTGAACTTGGCAGTCTCAATTTTCCATTAGTGTAATTAGCTGGTCCTGTTTTTAGTGTGTTCACAAGGTACCAGTTGTAAGGATGTAAAATTGGCATTCCAATTGACTTTGTTACAACAGGATTTCTGTGCATATCAGGAAAGTACAATTCATTGGGCATgacaaaaaaagaggaatatcAAATAAGCagtgtgaaaataatttcaaaaagccaTTACTGGCAATGTTCATAGCATGCTGTGTTACATACcgtaaaggacaagttcaccttcattaacataaggattgagagaatgtaccaatattagtagaacacagcagtgaaagtttgaggaaaatcggacaatccgttcaaaagttaagaatctttttttgtttttgtgcagttactgctggatgagaagactactgcagtgtgtgatgtcacatgcgtacaacaatataaggaaattataaagtgaatatctcaaaatttcatcttttgaaaaaagtacacattcccttgactcgttactgacatatgttatgggtaatattattcccattgtctttagaaagaggcaatttaagtgctcttttattatgcgaaaaagtgaaaatatgttgaattttctttacattttttctttatattgttgtactcatatgacatcacgagccttagtagtctcctcatccagccattccaacacaaaaattttaaaaattcataacatttgcatcgattgtccgattttcctcaaactttcactgatgtgttctactaatattactgcattctctcaatccttatgtttatgaaggtgaacttgtccgtTAACATCGTTGTAACATTTCCTACATCATATCAAATAACTCATATCACTTTTTGGTAATCTGCAACTACCTACTCAACTGAATTCATGCAGAAAAGAAATATCTAaataaatcccccccccccccccccccccccccccgggttaCAGACTCCATTAAACTTAGCACATACTATTTTCATCTAGAAAATCTCCTACCTTTGGAAGAGAGCTCTGTAAGCTGTGAAGTAGGGAACAGCCAGTGTGGCTCCTTGCTTGAAGTCCAGATTGGAGTGAAGTTCAAACACTTTATTCTCCTCAGCCAGGGTGAATTCTCCATAGGTGCCAGTCAAGGGAGTGTACACAAAGACCCTATCTCCTGGCTGGTATGACAGGAAGTGAAATGCATTGGTCGCGGCTAACACACATATAATATATGCTTGACAATAGTAAGGGCATACAATTTGGAATCAAGAAAATAAGCATGTAAACCATTTCAACAAAATGCCACATCTTGCTGCAATAATATCCTGTCAAACAGTGAAATAACCTACCAACATTAATGACACTGTAATTCATCTCCACGGAAAAGTAAGACAGGACTCTCAGGAAGACTGTTGTATTGTGACTTAAAATTCAAGCCTCATGTCATCTCACAACAACACTTTGAAACcttaatgattatgatacatgATTAATTGACATGCAGATATCTGTTAACATGCACTCACTTTGACAGAGAGGGATCATGCTAAACTATATTGAAAGCATGTGACTGAGcttaacccgttaaggacgggctgattttagtacaacacacatttcccataaacacttgCCCAAGAATACTTGGAacttgtcttcaacaggttaatccTAGTGATGCCACATCACAGGAGTCAACATGAAATACCATGAAGTAAACAATAATTTCTACACAGTTGGTGTTAAATTCATGTTAAATCTGCTACATAATTCTAATAAAATCTGAATGATACATCAATgtgtacacaaaatatatgaCTACATAACTATGACACACCCTCACCTTGAACTTTTGCACTTTTGGACCAACCTTCTCCACAATCCCTGCAGCGTCTACCCCTGGAGTGTAGGGAAGCTGAGGGAGTACTGCCATGTTACCGCTCCTGATGTACGTATCCACTGGGTTCACACCGGCTGCTCTAACCCTTACCAGCACCTGGTACAAACATGAGAAGTTGTTTCACAGAACTCTGCTGCATCAAAGTGGTATTCTAGTCCCTTTGATTATCTGGCCAGCAGTATATTCACAGCTTTTGCATGCATTATACAAATAGAATTGCAGTTATGACAGCAACAGcagtaatgatattgatatcaataataataataacaacaacaatcacaATTATAGTAAATTTAATGAGAATAACAATCAAAATAGTAACAATGGGTTCAGGTGACTTTATAAGGAGTTtttgggactggcagtttttcCTTGTGACACATgtattgaaatttttgcgataGCCCAACAAAGTATACAAAGATGAAAGATGTATCAGACAATAATTTTGGGACTTGCATTTTAACTTCATTGTAATGAGAGTTTTGTTTAAATTCATGCCATATTCATTATAACAGCAGTCCACTGTACAACAATATTAACTTCAAAGCTGGCATTTATCATAGCCAAACTTTGCATTTATTCCAGTGTGAGGGTCATGTACTTTTACTTTACGTACagatacaggggcggatccagggaggacctcaaccggcgcacgccccccctttattttttgttgaaacaaaagaaataaaaagaaaaaaatgggggaggggtgcgtgcgccccccctttaattttgcaaacacgccccctctttacggaattcctggatccgcccctgagatAGATGAAGATCGATGGCTAAGCATACATATCTAAATAAAATCATGGAAACATAATAAAGGCAGATGGAACATGAAGGTAAATTGATGGACAGAGATGATGATCGAGTTAGTGATTGATTAATATCAGCAAATACTGGGACCTTCACAGTCAAACCCACTATCTATAACTACAACTGTGGCCACAATGCATTCTTCCACCTTTATTTCCTTGAAAATCTGTCTAAACTTCAATGCCAATCACCACTGAACATATGAGATGCAAGAATTATGTTCAGCAACATTTGTCTAATTTCTGTAGAATAGTCAGAACAGCTGAAATATCAGAATTGTGCCGATACAGCAGGTTTGACCCTACATCTGAGAAAGTTCATTATTCTTACCTGGGTTTCTACTGGTTCTGGCATTGGCAGGCCATTCTCCACCTTCATAACCTCTGGTGCACCATACTCACATACCCGCACTGCTCTCATGATGTTAATCACAATTCACAACCTTCCAATCTGAATCGGTCAACTACAAACAACCTgggggaaaaagagaagatgaaattgaaaacaaaattatccAAATTAGGGAAGATATttcatgtatctttttttttatatttcttttctggATGTGTAATGAGAAACAGCTATAAAATGATACTTcgcaaaatatatcaaattgtaGGATTGTAGAATCTAGTCTATTGTACATCACCATTGTAACGTTATTCATAGGGATAGTCTATACTATAACAGAAATCCcctcaacaacaaacaaaaaaaaacaccaaaaaacaaaaaacaaaaacaaatacaaacagacagagacagaaaaagagagaagcaACCTCATCCTACACAGAAAGATCTGTCTGTccagaggagtcttttatttttttttttttttttaattattattattattattttacgttatcgctctcctgcGGAGACATATGTATAGGAGGGGATCAGTGACGCCAAGatgcagtctccgcggaacatatccccgacgaccagatacagaccgatcttttggTCAACCTCATCAACCATCAATCCACCCCATGCCTCTTCTTCTAAACTCGGATCTTCACGAATCTACGATGTAGAAACACTCTCTGTAACTCTGGATTTTGTCTAGGAACTGCTTCGCTTAGTGCAAACCctattcacacacacgcacgcaacTTAAGGGCACTTCTAGATTCTAAGAACCGGAGatcaaaaagtgaaaacaaacaaaggaaactTCTACTACTACTCCGCATCTAACTGTTACTTTGAAACTAGCCGCAGCAGCAGAGAAGTCACTAGGCTTGGAAGGCATGCAATCTTTTGTCACGAGTGGGACTAAGGAACTCAGGTTACAAACACTGGAACTTCTTCGTTGaataattctgaaaaaaaaaataacaggatacgcgaaaaacaaaaagagaggaaaatataATCTCCACGTACATAGTACAATGCATTACATAGAATTGTAACCGACTTATAGAAGATGACGGGAAATATGTAAACATTTAAGTTAGCGGTACACTCTACATGCTACTCACCGCTATCCGAAAGTCCACACCACCCCACCTACACACCGTACCGATGGAGGGTACGGTCCGGCGATGTGGTACAGGTAGTCGAATAAAAATAGGTCCAATTAAAGAGAAACCTCGGCATAAAGGCATGGAAAAATAATAGTTGCCTGTGGTCAAAtctcgaagttttattggctgagcactgatgtcaatcaaaacacatcGCAGACCCATCAGGAACGATAGTCTATATTCCTACATAAAACATATTTCGTTTTAACGGGGAAGTTTCTACAAAATACATAATGTGGATTCAGCGAGTGCAGCACTATCAGcagaacacatctgtgaaaatatgaggaaaatccgagaatccgttcaaaagttatgaatttctaaagtcagagtgccgccattgctggatgagaagactacaacagttggTGACGTCACTGCAGAACAACTATTAGAGAAAAATCCAATATAaggaaattccacaaaatttccttCTCCTATCATAATGAAGGAGtaatttacttatctctcttaaTAGCAGGGAGATACGTCAACAAGTCAAAGGAACgtcactttttttaaaatcaaattttatgaaattctctttctatcttctttatatcgttctgcAGTGATGTCAAAAGCTGTtgtagccttctcatccagcagtagcGGCactaaaacttaaaaaatatatatctcttgaacggattatccgattttccccaagctttcactgatgtgttctattgataatgctgcattcactcaatccacatggtataattttgatgaaactttccCTTCAATGAACGGTAGAATTTGCCCATTCtgtttctcattttaaagtgttttCAAGATGTACTTTATCccgatttacatcaaatgaaaaaatgaatgacgTTAACACAATTCTGACTTAAACTTAACAGGTTTTGGATATATTATACACTACTACAAAATTCCTGCCGAAGGTAAACCATTCAATATTAAcattaaatgcaaaatgttttttcatcaaattgccCGCTTTTgcattaacataattatattactCCCATTTAGTGTTATCCATTCGAGATGTTTTATCATTTCTATCTTGATATTAATCAAAAGTGTCTCACTTGAATCGATGCTGAATTACTTGCACATTTTACCCAAAACTTTGGTGTTCAACGCCGAACTCAAACAAGAAAGGTGTTTATCATTAGATCAGGGAGGTGTGAGAGAAGGAAATGcaactcctgctctcctttgaagtcatgctcgtcAAAGTCGAGAAGTTATTGGCTTAACTTATATACAGGTGGAACCAAAGTGCTTGCcgaaagagagcatcaataatcgggactggCGCCCCCACACCAGGAAAGATTTCCCCTCACTGCagttcgctctctctttcaatgtgatggcaacaatgaatttgtgtgccttgaattggagcagcgaatcaaaatgcagtggaaaaccaaggaggtttaatacattggagttccaactggctgcagttattcaaacagttgtcagatttctattgatgtacaaaagaattccacaggtgcacttgtgcctttgatgatcgatgttttaagccgccgtcttgctgagcaatctgaagattcattttgaacgttatcattatgttggccatattttgcttatttatttattaaatgaaatgaaattttacgtaatgataaagcatgtaaaacaaaagtcaattccgtccagaaatttgcgcaaaagtgtaaatcagagctgtatcatgtgaaaatgtttaaaactgtaccatcctggaaagctgcttttatcacttttccgcttaatttccaaaaatgaaaataatatgaaataatcttcaagtactatagatatatcagattagtgcccgggtatgcccagtcgagtaatttttatctttatttcagcatttttggctcaatttctattcgcgcatcctcgtgtctgtaccacctaccttttataagaagggatcgcgaaaagtaattaccatcacacagacatatcttcctttgaaagcggctggtgattatgcaatgagagacgagtcaattgtcttcctatctgcgtggcagatcctgtttggcacatgcttcaaatatttctgagcggcggcatcgaacatctagtaaaggaaataagacagtccattctctagaacctccttagTAAAACCACTGACCTGTAGGTCAgtgtgtaaaactgacaatttgaACAGCACAAAGTTTAAAAGCACGAtggaacacgctttagcggaggactttatttgaaagatcaaactATCACAGATTAAGAGATTAAAAGATAACTTGCGCAAATGTGCGCATCATTGAAAAATATTAGGATTTTAAGAGGATCTAATAATCATATCCTGCCAATTTGCGCATTACGTAGAAactatagatacatgtacacatgtataatgtCGAATTCTTTCATAAACTCTTCTTTATCAATTCGAGCATTTCACTTAAGATTTTACAGTGAAATAAAGCTCATAATtcaatgaaaagtgaaatgcattCGTTGTCTCcaaacttcgtcttgcaactatcTAGAGCGGTGTCCAGCGTACAGTGGAATGTTAGACATCCCATTGTCACGCGTTGAACCCAAACACGACTGATTTATGTTTGCATaaaattacgaagagttgccactcttGTGTAACACATCCCTGATTATAAATGCTCTCCTCTGAAGTCAGGAGCGACACGGCCGTGGAGTTATGCGCTCAACTGCAAGTGGCACCCAGGTGTTTTGACAAAAGAAAAGGTGTTTTGACAAGAGAGCGCATCAGTAATCGGGACTAACGCTGTCACAGCAGAAAAGACCTCCCCCTGCTGCAGTTTGCTCTCTCTATGTGCTGGCAACAATGAATGTGTGTGCTTTTGATTGGAGTAGCCatcaaaatacaatataaaattGCCTTGTTAACTgcaaaaagtagaaaaataCACTGGAACACCCTTTATCAAAGCACTTTGTTTCAAAGATCAATATGCCAAATTAAAAGATAAGAAACTAACATGCTGTAATGTGCGCATCATTGAAATATCAAGTGTTTAAGATCAactaatttcaatttcttttagATTTGGCCGTTACGAAGAGAACAGAAATACAGGTGTATAACTTTAGATTCTTTCCTGTTATTGTTCTAAACaaattatataatatttcattcaaaaatattaCACTGAAATGCATCTTGTAATCCAATGAAGTGTTTCGTCTATAGGAGATGAGGGGCATCGAGGTTATGGCTTGAAAGCGTAGAGGAATGTTAGACATCCTCTTGAAATGCTTtagaacccaaacatgtgtttgtaGGATTACGAAGAGTTGTTACCCCATCAATAGGCCTTTTCGGTTTGGGTGCTGTGTTgtagtgtttgttttttaatgttaacGTGTATTTCAACTAATCCTGGTGGGCTTTAGTAAGTATGCCCAACAAAAGTTGGTTTATGTACTGACATAGCAACGCACCTGACTCTTGCATAACCTATTGAAGCATCTCTTCCTATTAtcttagcagcacccgtggtATGTGGCAGACATAAGCTACAGTGTTGGAACTGAATAAATCTACAACACATCCAACACATCCCGGCTCAAACAATCGATGGTGTACAAAATGTGCCGTGAAACAATATCTACTGATGTAtgctgggttgttgttgttttacaccCTTGTGTGGTTTAGGTATGATAGATGTATTTAAAGACTTAAACTAGacataataggcctactttcaCAAGTCATTCTTTACCCTCCATTAGAGAGTAAAGAGCTGCAAATTGTTGGATGTTGTCTGGTCACGTTATAGCAGTATCACGTTTAAATTGTGCACATGAAATGACAAACTTACCATTTATCCATAGCAATTCTTCAAATTTGTAACAATATTGTACTAAGTAAAGTACCGACATGGTATGCGTCAAGAAAGAGGTATCAAAATCCGATCAGATTTAGAAATGAGagcggtatttttttttttctctgcgaAATGTCTAGTTTACATTGCATTGTATGCCTCTGCCCTGCCACTGGTGCTAAATGCATCACGTGTCTTGGGGTTATTCTGTTTAGCCGTCCAGTCCCAATAAAATGATAGTACTATGACGGTCACTCTATTTTGATTGGAACTCCTTTTCTTAGGCCATAACTTCATCCAATGTCCTATATCAAGATAGTAATATGAGTTGATGAAAATAACAGCCATTAATTGGCAAACTTATACATGGGATTTTTATAGGGGTGATTATAGGGTGAAGGTAAAATCACCATAAATGACCGAAAATACTCTTTCCAGCAATAATTTCAgcttaaaatgatattgtcaaatattgatattgctTGGTTTTGGATTACAATATTTATTCTAAATAAACTTTCGAATTACCATGGGGTGATAAATGAAAGTTAAAGGGAAGCATTTTCCAAGAACTGCCCAGTGTTAACTGGGAAATGAGCTTTATTCAATCCAGAATTATTATAGCTATCAGATgtcaaaataaagaa from Diadema setosum chromosome 1, eeDiaSeto1, whole genome shotgun sequence includes:
- the LOC140237143 gene encoding quinone oxidoreductase-like, whose translation is MRAVRVCEYGAPEVMKVENGLPMPEPVETQVLVRVRAAGVNPVDTYIRSGNMAVLPQLPYTPGVDAAGIVEKVGPKVQKFKPGDRVFVYTPLTGTYGEFTLAEENKVFELHSNLDFKQGATLAVPYFTAYRALFQRAHALPGQTVLVHGASGSVGIAALQFCRQRGIHVFGTAGSAEGLELIKREGALQAFNHREEGYVDKIMASTNGRGVDVIVEMLANVNLQKDLDMLSPGGTVAVVGSRGNIEISPRATMAKETSVVGVMPSHSTKAEREAQVAAVKAGVEGGWIKPVVYREYPLEEAPAAHREVIETKSTRGRIVLVL